The genomic DNA CGTCGAGGAACTGGGCCGGGTCGGCCCCGATGCACTGGGCGAGCGCGACCGACTCGGCCAGCGCGCCCAGGAGCCCGAGCAGCCAGGCGTTGACCACCAGCTTGAGCCGCGATCCGGCGCCTGCCGGCCCGAGCCAGAGCACGCGCCCGGCCACCGCCTCGAACACCGGCGCGCAGCGGTCCCGCGCGTCGTCCGGCCCGGAGGCCAGCACCAGCAGCTGGCCCCGCTCGGCCGGCTCCCTGGTGCCGAGCACGGGAGCATCGACGTACACGAGGTCCCGGAGGGCGGCGGCGCGGCCGAGCACCTCGGCCGCCCGCACGCCCACGGTGCTCATCTGCAGCCACACGACGTCGTCGCCGGCGGTGCCGGCGGCGCCGTCAGGGCCGAACATGACCGCCTCGACGGCGCCCCCGTCGGCCAGCACGGTGAGGATGTAGTCGGCCTGGTCGGCCGCTTCCGCGGGTGACGCGGCCACCGAGGCGCCCGCCTCGGCCAGCGGCTCGGCCCGCTCCCTGGTGCGGTTCCAGACCCGCACGTCGAAGCCTGCCCCGCAGAGCCGGCGGGCCATCGCAGCGCCCATGATCCCGGTTCCCAGCACCGCGACGGTGCCCTTGTCACCCATGGTCGACCCCTCGCTCTCCCTCGCGCACGTACCTCGACCGATGGCGATCA from Actinomycetes bacterium includes the following:
- a CDS encoding NAD(P)-dependent oxidoreductase produces the protein MGDKGTVAVLGTGIMGAAMARRLCGAGFDVRVWNRTRERAEPLAEAGASVAASPAEAADQADYILTVLADGGAVEAVMFGPDGAAGTAGDDVVWLQMSTVGVRAAEVLGRAAALRDLVYVDAPVLGTREPAERGQLLVLASGPDDARDRCAPVFEAVAGRVLWLGPAGAGSRLKLVVNAWLLGLLGALAESVALAQCIGADPAQFLDAIRGGPLGAPYADLKGRMMMEADFPPSFALHLAHKDVRLVLEAAGDCDMPLPLAGTMAQQFGRATQLGHGDEDLAAVYYAVTGNKAL